From one Brachypodium distachyon strain Bd21 chromosome 4, Brachypodium_distachyon_v3.0, whole genome shotgun sequence genomic stretch:
- the LOC100821642 gene encoding uncharacterized protein LOC100821642 — protein sequence MTMRDFSCFRDGAVSLASGAGVGGAGGALLDRSLQAATACVYKAALSSGKELVIKVTWTRSTAADPADAGATGLSVAVEDATLVPPNPKKLLPSAAATPRRSLLVTAPQAQPQQQQAVVLLQKKRGSRSFVTDAGTAVAVHWDTSDAKHRHPSSPEPCRDYYLAVVSNGELALLLGGGEPARDLARRFPAPRRRALLVSRREQVRAPPPPPSAATAHSYSTRCRFREDGAEHEVTVACSRGAEEGGGELAVSVDGKKVVEARRVRWNFRGNRTAVLGDGAVVEVMWDVHDWWFPGAAGVHGGAGAQFMVKVRGAADGVWMDEEMASKGLPPAGFFLHLQCYRR from the coding sequence ATGACCATGCGAGACTTCTCCTGCTTCCGCGACGGCGCCGTCAGCCtggcctccggcgccggcgtagGTGGCGCAGGCGGAGCCCTCCTCGACCGCTCCCTCcaggccgccaccgcctgcgTCTACAAGGCCGCGCTGTCCTCGGGCAAGGAGCTCGTTATCAAGGTCACGTGGACCCGGTCCACGGCCGCGGaccccgccgacgccggagCCACGGGCCTCTCCGTGGCCGTCGAGGACGCCACCCTCGTCCCCCCGAACCCTAAGAAGCTCCTCCCGTCCGCTGCTGCGACGCCGCGCCGGTCGCTGCTCGTGACGGCGCCGCAggcgcagccgcagcagcagcaggcggtCGTCCTCCTGCAGAAGAAGCGCGGGAGCCGGTCCTTCGTCACCGACGCCGGCACCGCCGTGGCCGTCCACTGGGACACCTCCGACGCCAAGCACCGCCACCCGTCGTCGCCCGAGCCCTGCCGGGACTACTACCTCGCCGTGGTCTCGAACGGCGAGctcgcgctcctcctcggcggcggcgagccggcgCGGGATCTGGCCCGCCGCTTCCCcgcaccccgccgccgcgcgctcctGGTGAGCCGGCGCGAGCAGGTGCGcgcccccccgccgccgccgtccgccgcgaCGGCGCACAGCTACAGCACGCGGTGCCGGTTCCGGGAGGACGGGGCAGAGCACGAGGTGACGGTGGCGTGCTCCcgcggggcggaggagggcggggGGGAGTTGGCGGTGAGCGTGGACGGGAAGAAGGTGGTGGAGGCTCGGCGGGTGCGGTGGAACTTCCGCGGGAACCGGACGGCCGTGCTGGGCGACGGCGCCGTGGTGGAGGTCATGTGGGACGTGCACGACTGGTGgttccccggcgccgccggcgtccatggcggcgcgggggcgcaGTTCATGGTGAAGgtgcgcggggcggcggacggcgtgTGGATGGACGAGGAGATGGCCAGCAAGGGCCTCCCGCCCGccggcttcttcctccacctGCAGTGCTACCGCCGCTGA
- the LOC100821960 gene encoding pentatricopeptide repeat-containing protein At2g03880, mitochondrial has translation MAAATLLRAATASVKAAASSITAAATAAVTDPAALHAVLVKTSSASRDAYNLLLARYPPPLSQRLLARLPFRARGSQLASSLASLTSPPASAPELLRRLLRASSPPSLLLADSPLSLLLRSMPPSLAPHLHALAAKLALSTSPVSASCLITLYSRSRSPDAARHLFDEIPLAYRDTVCYTSTIVGLAQNARYEVSLSVFAAMRYDALASTMYALSGALRATAGLAALEQTRGIHAHAVVVGLDGNVAVGTALVDAYGKAGVVHDAAKVFDDLAGDRNLITWNAILAAHAQQGDLEKVIALFHEMAGMHFVPDRLTFLALLTACSNAGAAADAEFWLEAMQLKYNVKPDLAHYTCVVGAMARVGRLEDADSIVCTMPCKPDAAVWRTLLAGCVVHHKADMAGVMGQRLLEIDPKDDSAYVMLANVYSAAGRSDDVAEAWTAMRDHGVRKEGGRSWIEVRGQVHVFVANDKRHEQLLDIYEKLDELIKEVEKLGYKEVDEGLWHHSERLALAYGLVSSGSVPSGKMLRIVKNLRICAHCHEFFKYASIVTGRVIVIRDVNRYHTIKQGVCSCRNYW, from the coding sequence ATGGCCGCGGCCACCCTCCTGCGCGCCGCGACGGCCTCCGTCAAGGCCGCGGCGTCCTCCATCACGGCTGCGGCCACCGCGGCGGTGACCGACCCGGCGGCGCTCCACGCGGTGCTCGTCAAGACCTCCTCGGCCTCCCGCGACGCCTAcaacctcctcctcgcccgctacccgccgccgctctcccaGCGGCTCCTCGCCCGCCTACCGTTCCGCGCCAGAGGCTCCCAGCTCGCCTCATCCCTCGCCTCGCTCACATCCCCCCCGGCCTCCGCTCccgagctcctccgccgcctcctccgcgcgAGCTCTCCGCCgtcgctcctcctcgccgacagCCCTCTCTCCTTGCTCCTCCGATCCATGCCGCCATCCCTCGCGCCCCACCTGCACGCCCTCGCCGCCAAGCTCGCCCTCTCCACTtcccccgtctccgcctccTGTCTCATTACTCTCTACTCCCGTTCACGCTCCCCTGACGCCGCACGTCACCTGTTCGACGAAATCCCGCTTGCCTACCGTGACACTGTATGCTACACCTCCACCATCGTTGGACTAGCGCAGAATGCCCGGTACGAGGTGTCTTTGTCGGTGTTTGCTGCGATGCGATACGATGCCCTTGCTTCCACTATGTACGCGCTGTCGGGCGCGCTCCGGGCCACTGCGGGGCTTGCTGCTCTGGAGCAGACTCGTGGAATTCATGCGCATGCGGTGGTGGTTGGACTTGATGGGAATGTGGCCGTTGGTACAGCGCTGGTGGACGCTTATGGGAAGGCTGGGGTTGTGCATGATGCGGCAAAGGTGTTTGACGACTTGGCTGGTGACCGGAACTTGATCACGTGGAATGCGATACTGGCTGCGCATGCACAACAGGGGGATCTTGAGAAAGTTATTGCTTTGTTCCATGAGATGGCAGGGATGCATTTTGTGCCTGACAGGCTGACATTTCTTGCTCTTCTCACAGCATGTAGTAATGCAGGTGCAGCTGCAGATGCTGAGTTTTGGCTGGAAGCAATGCAATTGAAATATAACGTGAAGCCTGACCTTGCACACTACACCTGTGTGGTGGGTGCAATGGCACGGGTGGGACGCCTGGAGGATGCAGATAGCATTGTATGTACAATGCCATGCAAGCCGGATGCAGCAGTGTGGCGGACGCTCCTAGCAGGTTGTGTGGTTCACCACAAGGCTGACATGGCGGGGGTCATGGGGCAGCGCCTGTTGGAGATCGATCCTAAGGATGATTCAGCCTATGTGATGCTTGCCAATGTCTACTCAGCAGCTGGGAGGAGCGATGATGTGGCCGAGGCCTGGACTGCAATGAGGGACCACGGAGTCAGGAAGGAAGGTGGTCGAAGTTGGATTGAGGTGAGAGGACAGGTACATGTGTTTGTTGCGAATGATAAGAGGCATGAACAATTGCTAGACATATATGAAAAGTTGGATGAATTGATTAAAGAGGTAGAGAAGTTAGGATACAAGGAGGTAGATGAGGGGCTATGGCATCATAGTGAAAGACTGGCCCTCGCGTATGGGTTGGTTAGTAGTGGGTCTGTACCATCAGGGAAGATGTTGAGAATAGTGAAGAACCTTAGAATATGTGCTCACTGTCATGAATTCTTCAAGTATGCCAGCATAGTGACTGGCAGAGTGATTGTGATAAGGGATGTCAATAGATACCACACAATTAAGCAAGGTGTTTGCAGTTGCAGGAACTATTGGTGA
- the LOC100825974 gene encoding monodehydroascorbate reductase 3, cytosolic, which yields MASEKHFKYVIVGGGVSAGYAAREFAKQGVQPGDLAIISKEAVAPYERPALSKAYLFPQNPARLPGFHVCVGSGGERLLPEWYSEKGIELILGTEIIKADLASKTLTSAAGATFTYEILLIATGSSVIKLSDFGTQGADSNNILYLREVDDADKLYAAIQAKKGGKAVVVGGGYIGLELSAVLKMNDLDVTMVYPEPWCMPRLFTADIAAFYESYYANKGVKIVKGTVAVGFDADANGDVTAVKLKDGRVLEADIVVVGVGGRPLTTLFKGQVAEEKGGIKTDASFETSVPGVYAVGDVATFPMKIYNDVRRVEHVDHARKSAEQAVKAIKGKESGEAVPEYDYLPYFYSRSFDLSWQFYGDNVGETVLFGDSDPSSAKPKFGSYWIKDGKVLGAFLEGGSPDENNAIAKVARAQPPVSSVEELKKEGLQFASKI from the exons ATGGCGTCGGAGAAGCACTTCAAGTACgtcatcgtcggcggcggggtctCGGCG GGTTATGCAGCACGGGAGTTCGCCAAGCAGGGTGTTCAGCCAGGGGACCTCGCCATCATCTCCAAAGAGGCC GTGGCTCCTTACGAGCGCCCTGCCCTCAGCAAGGCGTACCTCTTTCCTCAGA ATCCTGCAAGATTACCAGGATTTCATGTCTGTGTCGGAAGTGGAGGCGAGAGGCTATTGCCTGAATGGTACTCAGAGAAAG GTATTGAGCTGATCCTGGGCACTGAAATTATCAAAGCGGATCTTGCCTCCAAGACTCTGACTAGTGCAGCCGGAGCAACCTTTACATATGAGATCTTGCTGATTGCTACTGGCTCCTCG GTCATAAAGCTCTCTGATTTCGGCACTCAAGGAGCTGATTCTAACAACATTCTATATCTGAGGGAAGTTGATGACGCTGACAAGCTGTATGCAGCTATTCAAGCAAAAAAGGGTGGGAAGGCAGTGGTTGTTGGAGGAGGTTACATTGGCCTTGAACTGAGTGCGGTATTGAAGATGAACGACCTTGATGTCACTATGGTGTATCCTGAACCTTGGTGCA TGCCTCGTCTCTTCACCGCCGATATCGCAGCTTTCTATGAGAGTTACTATGCTAACAAAGGAGTCAAGATCGTGAAGGGTACAGTTGCCGTGGGTTTTGATGCTGATGCAAATGGTGAT GTCACTGCAGTTAAGCTAAAGGATGGCAGAGTGCTCGAAGCtgatattgttgttgttggtgttgGGGGCAGACCATTGACTACTCTCTTCAAAGGCCAAGTTGCAGAGGAGAAAGGTGGAATCAAG ACCGATGCTTCTTTTGAAACAAGTGTCCCGGGGGTGTATGCCGTTGGCGATGTGGCCACCTTCCCAATGAAGATTTACAACGACGTTAGGAGAGTGGAACATGTTGACCATGCTAGGAAGTCTGCAGAGCAGGCTGTTAAG GCAATCAAGGGAAAAGAGTCCGGTGAGGCTGTTCCAGAGTATGACTACCTACCGTACTTCTACTCCAGATCATTCGACCTATCATGGCAGTTCTATGGGGACAATGTCGGCGAGACCGTCTTGTTTGGCGACAGCGACCCCAGCTCCGCCAAGCCCAAGTTCGGCTCATACTGGATCAAGGACGGCAAGGTCCTGGGTGCCTTCCTGGAAGGAGGGTCGCCAGACGAGAACAACGCCATTGCCAAGGTCGCGAGAGCTCAGCCACCCGTCTCCAGCGTAGAGGAGCTCAAGAAGGAGGGTCTCCAGTTCGCCAGCAAGATCTGA
- the LOC100826498 gene encoding flagellar radial spoke protein 5 isoform X1: MLCCRSGGDAAMAAAAIGFRLPRQWASSPRLAPQTRRQRRWCSAAMDQPETEPKKKTATVRSKAGDELEVCRVVNGMWQVSGASWGRAAPAAAVDAMLRYADGGLATFDMADIYGPAEDLYGMFINRVRRERPPEMLEEIKGLTKWVPPPVKMTRSYVEDNINKSRKRMDVAALDMVQFHWWDYSNPGYLDALKHMTDLKEEGKIKTVALTNFDTERLQIILENGIPIVSNQVQHSIVDMRPQKKMAELCQLTGVKLITYGTVMGGLLSEKFLDTNVSIPFAGPPLNTPSLQKYKRMVDAWGGWSLFQALLQTLKTVSLKHGVPIATVAVRYILNQTSVAGSMVGVRLGLSEHIRDTNAILSLKLDEEDMNSITEASKRGRNLMDVIGDCGDEYRA; the protein is encoded by the exons ATGCTGTGTTGCCGCTCGGGTGGTGACGCTGCcatggccgctgccgccatcgGCTTCCGTCTGCCGAGGCAGTGGGCATCTTCTCCTCGGCTCGCGCCACAGACGAGAAGACAGCGGCGGTGGTGCTCGGCGGCGATGGACCAGCCGGAGACGGAGCCCAAGAAGAAAACGGCGACTGTGAGGAGCAAGGCTGGGGACGAGCTGGAGGTGTGCCGTGTGGTGAACGGCATGTGGCAGGTGAGCGGCGCGTCCTGGGgccgcgcggcgccggcggccgccgtggacGCCATGCTCCGGTACGCCGACGGCGGCCTCGCCACCTTCGACATGGCCGACATAT ATGGACCGGCGGAGGATCTGTATGGCATGTTCATCAATAGAGTACGGCGTGAGCGCCCACCTGAGATGCTTGAAGAAATCAAGGG GCTTACAAAGTGGGTGCCACCGCCGGTTAAAATGACAAGAAGCTATGTTGAGGATAATATCAACAAATCTCGGAAGAGGATGGACGTTGCAGCCTTGGACATGGTGCAGTTCCATTG GTGGGACTACTCAAATCCTGGATATCTAGATGCACTGAAGCACATGACAGACCTAAAGGAGGAAG GCAAGATAAAGACCGTAGCTCTGACAAACTTCGATACAGAAAGGCTGCAGATAATTCTAGAAAACGGAATACCGATTGTCAGCAACCAG GTTCAACATTCTATTGTTGATATGCGCCCGCAGAAAAAAATGGCAGAGCTTTGCCAGCTTACAGGAGTGAAGCTTATAAC GTATGGCACAGTGATGGGTGGTCTTTTGTCTGAGAAGTTTCTCGACACCAATGTGTCCATACCTTTTGCTGGACCTCCTCTGAATACCCCATCCTTGCAGAAATACAAAAGG ATGGTTGACGCTTGGGGTGGCTGGAGCCTGTTCCAGGCTTTGCTTCAAACCTTAAAGACGGTGTCACTGAAACACGGTGTCCCTATCGCGACTGTCGCTGTGAGATACATACTGAACCAG ACATCTGTTGCAGGTTCGATGGTGGGCGTCAGGCTGGGGCTCTCGGAACACATCAGAGACACCAACGCCATACTGTCCCTCAAATTGGACGAGGAGGACATGAACAGCATCACCGAGGCATCGAAGAGGGGCAGGAACCTGATGGATGTAATTGGAGACTGCGGCGACGAGTACAGAGCTTAG
- the LOC100826498 gene encoding flagellar radial spoke protein 5 isoform X3, giving the protein MLCCRSGGDAAMAAAAIGFRLPRQWASSPRLAPQTRRQRRWCSAAMDQPETEPKKKTATVRSKAGDELEVCRVVNGMWQVSGASWGRAAPAAAVDAMLRYADGGLATFDMADIYGPAEDLYGMFINRVRRERPPEMLEEIKGLTKWVPPPVKMTRSYVEDNINKSRKRMDVAALDMVQFHWWDYSNPGYLDALKHMTDLKEEGKIKTVALTNFDTERLQIILENGIPIVSNQVQHSIVDMRPQKKMAELCQLTGVKLITYGTVMGGLLSEKFLDTNVSIPFAGPPLNTPSLQKYKRMVDAWGGWSLFQALLQTLKTVSLKHGVPIATVAVRYILNQVFH; this is encoded by the exons ATGCTGTGTTGCCGCTCGGGTGGTGACGCTGCcatggccgctgccgccatcgGCTTCCGTCTGCCGAGGCAGTGGGCATCTTCTCCTCGGCTCGCGCCACAGACGAGAAGACAGCGGCGGTGGTGCTCGGCGGCGATGGACCAGCCGGAGACGGAGCCCAAGAAGAAAACGGCGACTGTGAGGAGCAAGGCTGGGGACGAGCTGGAGGTGTGCCGTGTGGTGAACGGCATGTGGCAGGTGAGCGGCGCGTCCTGGGgccgcgcggcgccggcggccgccgtggacGCCATGCTCCGGTACGCCGACGGCGGCCTCGCCACCTTCGACATGGCCGACATAT ATGGACCGGCGGAGGATCTGTATGGCATGTTCATCAATAGAGTACGGCGTGAGCGCCCACCTGAGATGCTTGAAGAAATCAAGGG GCTTACAAAGTGGGTGCCACCGCCGGTTAAAATGACAAGAAGCTATGTTGAGGATAATATCAACAAATCTCGGAAGAGGATGGACGTTGCAGCCTTGGACATGGTGCAGTTCCATTG GTGGGACTACTCAAATCCTGGATATCTAGATGCACTGAAGCACATGACAGACCTAAAGGAGGAAG GCAAGATAAAGACCGTAGCTCTGACAAACTTCGATACAGAAAGGCTGCAGATAATTCTAGAAAACGGAATACCGATTGTCAGCAACCAG GTTCAACATTCTATTGTTGATATGCGCCCGCAGAAAAAAATGGCAGAGCTTTGCCAGCTTACAGGAGTGAAGCTTATAAC GTATGGCACAGTGATGGGTGGTCTTTTGTCTGAGAAGTTTCTCGACACCAATGTGTCCATACCTTTTGCTGGACCTCCTCTGAATACCCCATCCTTGCAGAAATACAAAAGG ATGGTTGACGCTTGGGGTGGCTGGAGCCTGTTCCAGGCTTTGCTTCAAACCTTAAAGACGGTGTCACTGAAACACGGTGTCCCTATCGCGACTGTCGCTGTGAGATACATACTGAACCAG GTCTTTCATTGA
- the LOC100826498 gene encoding flagellar radial spoke protein 5 isoform X2 → MSLSVAHATSPAPPPLPGRRLLVRPARCAGFVGPAVESAAPGARAATVSSSRAGDSLAICRVLNGMWQTSGGWGRIDRADAVDAMLAYADAGLSTFDMADHYGPAEDLYGMFINRVRRERPPEMLEEIKGLTKWVPPPVKMTRSYVEDNINKSRKRMDVAALDMVQFHWWDYSNPGYLDALKHMTDLKEEGKIKTVALTNFDTERLQIILENGIPIVSNQVQHSIVDMRPQKKMAELCQLTGVKLITYGTVMGGLLSEKFLDTNVSIPFAGPPLNTPSLQKYKRMVDAWGGWSLFQALLQTLKTVSLKHGVPIATVAVRYILNQTSVAGSMVGVRLGLSEHIRDTNAILSLKLDEEDMNSITEASKRGRNLMDVIGDCGDEYRA, encoded by the exons ATGTCGTTGTCAGTAGCTCACGCCACCTCGCCGGCACCGCCCCCGCTCccgggccgccgcctgctcgtGCGCCCCGCCCGGTGTGCGGGCTTCGTCGGGCCGGCTGTGGAGTCGGCCGCGCCGGGGGCGAGGGCCGCGACCGTCAGCAGCAGCCGCGCCGGGGACTCCCTGGCGATATGCCGGGTGCTCAACGGCATGTGGCAGACCAGCGGCGGGTGGGGCCGCATCGaccgcgccgacgccgtcgaCGCCATGCTCGCCTACGCCGACGCCGGCCTCTCCACCTTCGACATGGCCGACCATT ATGGACCGGCGGAGGATCTGTATGGCATGTTCATCAATAGAGTACGGCGTGAGCGCCCACCTGAGATGCTTGAAGAAATCAAGGG GCTTACAAAGTGGGTGCCACCGCCGGTTAAAATGACAAGAAGCTATGTTGAGGATAATATCAACAAATCTCGGAAGAGGATGGACGTTGCAGCCTTGGACATGGTGCAGTTCCATTG GTGGGACTACTCAAATCCTGGATATCTAGATGCACTGAAGCACATGACAGACCTAAAGGAGGAAG GCAAGATAAAGACCGTAGCTCTGACAAACTTCGATACAGAAAGGCTGCAGATAATTCTAGAAAACGGAATACCGATTGTCAGCAACCAG GTTCAACATTCTATTGTTGATATGCGCCCGCAGAAAAAAATGGCAGAGCTTTGCCAGCTTACAGGAGTGAAGCTTATAAC GTATGGCACAGTGATGGGTGGTCTTTTGTCTGAGAAGTTTCTCGACACCAATGTGTCCATACCTTTTGCTGGACCTCCTCTGAATACCCCATCCTTGCAGAAATACAAAAGG ATGGTTGACGCTTGGGGTGGCTGGAGCCTGTTCCAGGCTTTGCTTCAAACCTTAAAGACGGTGTCACTGAAACACGGTGTCCCTATCGCGACTGTCGCTGTGAGATACATACTGAACCAG ACATCTGTTGCAGGTTCGATGGTGGGCGTCAGGCTGGGGCTCTCGGAACACATCAGAGACACCAACGCCATACTGTCCCTCAAATTGGACGAGGAGGACATGAACAGCATCACCGAGGCATCGAAGAGGGGCAGGAACCTGATGGATGTAATTGGAGACTGCGGCGACGAGTACAGAGCTTAG
- the LOC100826811 gene encoding histidine-containing phosphotransfer protein 2, translated as MAAAALKGQLNTLLSSMFSEGLVDEQFQQLRMLQEDGAPGFVAEVVTLFCDDADRIIAEIANLLEQPVVDFDKVDGSVHQLKGSSASVGAQKVKLSCMQFRQFYEAKSKDGCLMALSVVRNAFYEMRSNFQTMLQLEQQIQAYDP; from the exons ATGGCTGCCGCGGCGCTCAAGGGCCAGCTCAAcaccctcctctcctccatgtTCTCCGAG ggtttggtgGACGAACAGTTCCAGCAACTGCGTATGCTCCAGGAGGACGGCGCGCCGGGGTTCGTCGCTGAGGTTGTGACCCTGTTCTGCGACGACGCCGACCGGATCATTGCCGAGATCGCCAACCTGCT GGAGCAGCCTGTTGTGGATTTCGATAAGGTGGACGGCTCCGTGCATCAGCTCAAAGGGAGCAGCGCTAG TGTTGGTGCTCAGAAAGTGAAGCTCTCGTGCATGCAGTTCCGTCAGTTCTATGAGGCCAAAAGCAAAGATGG GTGCCTTATGGCATTGAGCGTCGTGAGAAATGCATTCTATGAAATGCGCAGCAACTTCCAGACTATGCTTCAG CTGGAGCAGCAAATCCAGGCATATGATCCTTAA